The Rhododendron vialii isolate Sample 1 chromosome 6a, ASM3025357v1 genome includes a window with the following:
- the LOC131329040 gene encoding AP-1 complex subunit sigma-2 gives MIHFVLLISRQGKVRLTKWYSPYSQKERTKVIRELSGLILTRGPKLCNFVEWRGFKVVYKRYASLYFCMCINQDDNELEVLEIIHHFVEILDRYFGSVCELDLIFNFHKAYYILDELLIAGELQESSKKSVARLIAAQDSLVEAAKEQSNSISNIIAQATK, from the exons ATG ATTCACTTTGTTCTTCTCATTAGTCGGCAAGGAAAGGTGAGATTGACGAAGTGGTATTCACCTTATTCACAGAAGGAAAGAACTAAG GTCATCCGAGAGCTCAGTGGTTTAATTCTCACACGAGGTCCAAAGCTTTGCAATTTCGTGGAGTGGCGGGGCTTTAAAGTTGTTTATAAAAG ATATGCGAGTCTGTATTTTTGCATGTGCATCAACCAGGATGACAATGAATTGGAGGTCCTTGAAATTATACACCATTTTGTGGAAATACTTGACCGTTACTTTGGAAGT GTCTGCGAGCTGGATTTGATCTTTAATTTCCACAAG GCTTATTATATACTGGATGAACTTTTAATTGCTGGTGAACTTCAGGAGTCTAGTAAGAAATCAGTGGCACGCCTAATTGCTGCACAG GATTCCTTAGTGGAGGCTGCTAAAGAGCAGTCAAATTCAATAAGCAATATTATTGCTCAGGCAACTAAATGA